A section of the Pseudovibrio sp. M1P-2-3 genome encodes:
- a CDS encoding glycosyltransferase family 4 protein — protein MKTAPDLYYDLSEIKDISPKMKEATGLTRSLLEVGKALYNSNLKVAFICFDNKTGLHSKVDAKLFFQCPTLIEKQQILGKREKVRSLQKEGLSFFRRSFRQLKNQSDLVILSLAPPAKGLIHHEDADLTLAPVLSLGSVKTLSRFLHCFTNPSKDIEVFGMIHDLSPLRMGDQDKSCHLDWKDYLDNILKSPIKLLSNSQFTARDVIAYAKQNRLPNPTNISTCHLAHEFSIESKASLLSRGQTKPYFLMVGDVWGRKNGKLVFKALDYLKKHYPDIPVPHLVCAGQFCKNTLEKLTEEIIDKEVLATTTFVQAPSQSELKKLYENAELLIYPSLYEGYGLPVGEALWHGTPVMASNATSIPEVADNYVTYFDPEIPEELAELLVNYTLNPHPYKDRVPPRSKLRTWEKVTFEIWDTISKHSKYHHLNEENNKSKSTLTV, from the coding sequence GTGAAAACAGCACCAGACCTTTATTATGACCTTAGCGAAATCAAAGATATTTCACCAAAGATGAAAGAAGCAACAGGGTTAACCAGATCCCTGTTAGAGGTTGGAAAGGCACTATATAACTCAAACCTGAAAGTAGCCTTCATCTGTTTTGACAATAAGACCGGCCTGCACAGCAAAGTTGACGCAAAACTATTTTTTCAATGTCCAACCTTGATCGAAAAACAACAAATTCTTGGTAAACGGGAAAAGGTACGTTCATTACAAAAGGAGGGGCTGTCCTTCTTTCGTCGGTCCTTCCGCCAACTAAAAAACCAGAGCGACTTAGTCATTCTCTCGCTAGCCCCCCCAGCCAAAGGCCTAATTCATCATGAAGACGCGGACTTGACGCTTGCTCCCGTTCTATCTTTGGGAAGCGTTAAGACACTTTCCCGTTTTCTTCACTGTTTCACGAATCCCTCCAAGGACATTGAAGTCTTTGGAATGATCCACGATTTGTCCCCCTTGCGTATGGGCGATCAGGATAAATCTTGCCATCTGGATTGGAAGGATTATCTGGACAACATCCTCAAATCCCCTATCAAACTCCTTAGTAATTCCCAGTTCACCGCTCGGGACGTTATAGCTTATGCTAAGCAAAACAGACTTCCCAATCCTACAAATATTTCAACATGCCATCTTGCCCACGAGTTTTCGATTGAGAGCAAAGCCTCTCTGCTATCCCGTGGCCAGACTAAGCCCTATTTTTTAATGGTGGGCGACGTCTGGGGAAGAAAAAATGGAAAGCTGGTATTCAAAGCTCTGGATTATCTCAAAAAGCACTATCCGGACATTCCGGTTCCCCATCTCGTTTGTGCGGGGCAGTTCTGCAAAAACACACTGGAAAAATTGACTGAAGAGATTATCGACAAAGAAGTTCTCGCCACAACAACCTTTGTTCAAGCTCCAAGCCAGAGCGAACTAAAGAAGCTCTACGAAAACGCTGAGCTGCTTATATACCCAAGTCTTTATGAAGGGTATGGTCTCCCTGTGGGAGAAGCATTGTGGCACGGAACACCAGTAATGGCTTCAAATGCCACCTCTATTCCGGAAGTCGCAGACAATTACGTTACCTATTTTGACCCTGAAATCCCCGAGGAACTCGCGGAGCTCCTTGTTAACTACACCTTGAACCCCCACCCCTATAAAGATCGGGTTCCACCAAGATCAAAGTTAAGAACATGGGAAAAGGTGACTTTTGAAATATGGGATACGATCAGCAAGCACTCAAAGTACCATCACCTAAATGAGGAAAATAACAAATCAAAAAGTACGCTTACGGTATAA
- the thrS gene encoding threonine--tRNA ligase — protein MIQLTFPDNSVRDYDKGITGTQVVGGISKSLQKKTLAMALDGELRDLADPILESSRIEFINRDDPRALELIRHDAAHVMAEAVQELWPGTQVTIGPVIENGFYYDFKRDTPFTPDDLPKIEKKMKQIVDRNAKFTKEVWSRNDAKAYFEEKGEAYKVELIDAIPEEEDVKIYRQGEWLDLCRGPHMVSTNQIGQAFKLMKVAGAYWRGDSDNEMLTRIYGTAWSNDKDLKAYLHMLEEAEKRDHRKLGREMDLYHFQEEGPGVVFWHHKGWQLFRSLTDYMRRRLEGDYQEVNAPQILDKSLWETSGHWDWYHENMFVTETEDHRIFAIKPMNCPGHVQIFKHGLKSYRDLPLRMAEFGAVSRYEPSGALHGLMRVRAFTQDDAHIFCIEDQMAEECHKINDLILSVYKHFGFEEVVVKLSTRPEKRVGSDEVWDHAETVMTEVLKEIEERSGGKIKTGILEGEGAFYGPKFEYTLRDAIGREWQCGTTQVDFNLPERFGAFYVDSDGDKKKPVMIHRAICGSLERFLGILIENFAGHFPLWLAPQQFVVASITSEANDYAEEVYRELTKAGLRGEMDLRNEKINYKVREHSVGKVPVILVVGKREAEERAVNIRRLGSRDQTPLSLSEAVSTLCEEAIAPDLKEER, from the coding sequence ATGATTCAACTGACTTTTCCTGATAATTCTGTTCGTGACTACGATAAGGGTATTACCGGAACGCAAGTTGTTGGCGGCATCTCCAAATCTTTACAGAAAAAAACACTGGCGATGGCTCTTGATGGAGAGCTGAGAGATCTTGCGGATCCAATCCTGGAGAGCAGCCGGATCGAGTTTATCAACCGCGATGATCCCCGGGCTCTAGAGCTTATTCGTCATGATGCTGCACACGTGATGGCTGAAGCCGTGCAGGAGTTATGGCCAGGCACACAAGTGACAATTGGTCCGGTTATTGAAAACGGGTTCTACTACGATTTCAAACGGGACACTCCTTTTACGCCGGATGATCTGCCTAAAATCGAAAAGAAGATGAAGCAGATTGTCGACCGCAACGCCAAATTTACCAAGGAAGTATGGAGCCGCAATGATGCTAAAGCCTACTTCGAGGAAAAGGGTGAAGCTTACAAGGTCGAACTGATCGATGCTATTCCTGAAGAGGAAGATGTAAAAATCTACCGTCAGGGTGAATGGCTTGATTTGTGTCGTGGTCCGCACATGGTTTCTACCAACCAGATCGGTCAGGCTTTTAAGCTAATGAAAGTGGCTGGTGCCTACTGGCGTGGTGACAGTGATAATGAGATGCTGACCCGTATTTACGGAACGGCATGGTCCAATGATAAGGATCTGAAAGCATATCTGCATATGCTGGAAGAGGCCGAGAAGCGGGACCACCGGAAGCTGGGCCGTGAAATGGACCTCTACCACTTCCAAGAGGAAGGACCGGGCGTAGTTTTCTGGCACCATAAGGGCTGGCAGCTGTTCCGTTCCCTCACAGATTATATGCGCCGTCGGCTGGAAGGGGACTATCAGGAAGTGAATGCTCCGCAAATTCTTGATAAGTCTTTGTGGGAGACCTCCGGTCACTGGGATTGGTATCACGAAAATATGTTCGTTACCGAAACCGAAGACCACCGTATCTTTGCTATTAAACCTATGAATTGCCCTGGGCATGTTCAGATCTTCAAACACGGGTTGAAATCTTATCGGGATCTGCCTTTGCGTATGGCAGAGTTTGGCGCGGTTTCTCGCTATGAGCCTTCGGGAGCTTTGCATGGCCTGATGCGTGTGCGTGCGTTCACGCAAGATGATGCTCATATTTTCTGTATAGAAGATCAAATGGCTGAAGAATGCCATAAGATTAATGACCTGATTCTGTCCGTTTACAAGCACTTCGGCTTTGAAGAAGTTGTCGTTAAACTGTCTACCCGCCCGGAAAAGCGTGTTGGTTCCGATGAAGTCTGGGATCATGCTGAAACAGTTATGACTGAAGTCTTGAAAGAGATAGAGGAACGGTCTGGCGGAAAGATCAAGACCGGCATCTTAGAAGGTGAAGGTGCTTTCTATGGGCCTAAGTTCGAATATACGTTGCGAGACGCTATCGGCCGCGAGTGGCAGTGTGGAACAACTCAGGTCGACTTCAATCTCCCAGAACGCTTTGGTGCGTTCTATGTGGACAGTGATGGCGACAAGAAGAAGCCAGTGATGATCCACCGGGCTATTTGTGGATCACTGGAACGTTTCCTTGGCATCTTGATCGAGAACTTTGCAGGTCATTTCCCGTTATGGCTCGCACCGCAGCAGTTTGTTGTGGCAAGCATAACATCCGAGGCGAATGATTATGCCGAAGAAGTTTACCGGGAGTTGACCAAAGCTGGTTTGCGCGGTGAGATGGATCTTCGTAATGAGAAGATCAATTATAAAGTGCGTGAACATTCTGTTGGCAAGGTGCCTGTGATTTTGGTTGTTGGTAAACGCGAGGCGGAAGAGCGTGCGGTGAATATTCGCCGCTTGGGCTCGCGTGATCAAACACCATTATCCTTAAGTGAAGCCGTTTCCACACTATGTGAGGAAGCGATTGCTCCCGACCTTAAAGAGGAACGCTAG